The following proteins are co-located in the Stigmatella aurantiaca genome:
- a CDS encoding DUF4870 domain-containing protein: protein MEPQYTGSQFLTGSPVPTQDEKTWGMLAHLSALVAGIFGFPFLGPLIVMLTKGKESKWVESHAKEALNFQITVTAAIWISAALMLCVVGFLLLPVIGLAALILTILAGIKANNGEMYRYPATVRLVK from the coding sequence ATGGAGCCGCAGTACACGGGGTCGCAGTTTCTGACCGGTTCGCCGGTACCGACCCAGGACGAGAAGACGTGGGGCATGCTCGCGCACCTCAGTGCGCTGGTCGCGGGCATTTTTGGTTTCCCCTTTCTGGGCCCACTCATCGTGATGCTCACCAAGGGGAAGGAGTCGAAGTGGGTGGAGAGCCACGCGAAGGAGGCCCTGAACTTCCAGATCACCGTCACGGCGGCCATCTGGATCTCCGCGGCCCTCATGCTGTGCGTGGTGGGCTTCCTGCTGCTGCCCGTCATCGGCCTCGCGGCGTTGATCCTCACCATCCTCGCCGGCATCAAGGCGAACAATGGGGAGATGTACCGCTACCCGGCCACGGTCCGGCTGGTGAAGTAG
- the moaA gene encoding GTP 3',8-cyclase MoaA: MHPTVSPRDPLAPPLLDAQGRRMTYLRLSVTDRCNFRCTYCSPASWGGKKDLLTPQEFERIVSVFARMGIQRVRLTGGEPLIRPDILEISRALSSLPGVERVAITTNASHLERLAVPLREAGVSQLNISLDTLQAETFRRISKQGDFAATLRGIDAAAAAGFASLKLNVVVMRGVNEHEAAALVAYAHARGIIPRFIELMPFGQGEPVPSAELVAQLQASGLPLEEEPVEARTQVSTSGPARYWRAPGGQVGFISPLTQNFCGGCNRVRVASNGDLRSCLGGRAQAPLHQLIRGGASDPELALAIRQALGEKPEGHRFTETGNAATLLPMMGIGG, translated from the coding sequence ATGCACCCCACCGTCAGCCCGCGCGACCCGCTCGCGCCCCCGCTTCTGGATGCCCAGGGCCGGAGGATGACGTACCTGCGCCTGAGCGTGACGGACCGGTGCAACTTCCGCTGCACGTACTGCTCGCCCGCCTCGTGGGGCGGCAAGAAGGACCTGCTCACCCCCCAGGAGTTCGAGCGCATCGTCTCCGTCTTCGCGCGCATGGGCATCCAGCGCGTGCGGTTGACCGGCGGCGAGCCCCTCATCCGGCCAGACATCCTGGAGATCTCCCGGGCCCTGTCCTCCCTGCCCGGCGTGGAGCGGGTGGCCATCACCACCAATGCCAGCCACCTGGAGCGCTTGGCCGTCCCGCTGCGCGAGGCCGGTGTCAGCCAGCTCAACATCAGCCTGGACACCCTTCAGGCGGAGACCTTCCGGCGCATCTCCAAGCAGGGGGACTTCGCCGCCACGCTGCGCGGCATCGACGCGGCCGCCGCGGCGGGCTTCGCCTCGCTCAAGCTCAACGTCGTCGTCATGCGGGGCGTGAACGAGCACGAGGCCGCGGCGCTGGTGGCCTATGCCCACGCGCGGGGCATCATCCCCCGCTTCATCGAGCTGATGCCGTTTGGCCAGGGCGAGCCCGTGCCCAGCGCCGAGCTGGTGGCCCAGCTCCAGGCCTCGGGCCTCCCGCTGGAGGAGGAGCCGGTGGAGGCGCGCACCCAGGTGAGCACCTCGGGCCCGGCCCGCTACTGGCGCGCGCCCGGGGGCCAGGTGGGGTTCATCTCCCCGCTGACCCAGAACTTCTGCGGCGGGTGCAACCGCGTCCGGGTGGCCTCCAATGGCGACCTGCGCAGCTGCCTGGGAGGGCGCGCCCAGGCGCCCCTGCACCAGCTCATCCGGGGAGGCGCCTCGGACCCGGAGCTGGCGCTGGCCATCCGGCAGGCCCTGGGCGAGAAGCCCGAGGGCCACCGTTTCACCGAGACCGGCAACGCCGCCACGCTGCTGCCCATGATGGGCATTGGCGGCTGA
- a CDS encoding spermidine synthase, which produces MARYAFTLFTSAFLLFGVQPLVGKFALPWFGGTPAVWTACMLFFQAALLAGYAYAHGLVTRFPPRRQALIHLGLLALAVGVLAGRALLTGSPVAPGLAWRSSGVEGLTGRLLAMLAVTIGLPFFVLSTSAPLLQSWFARARPGTSPYRLYALSNAGSLLGLLSYPFLVEPLVPRSLQGWAWGVGFLVFAAGCAACAWGMKGRTGDAAPSEAVAEDTGEGERPGAGRTVLWLGLSACASVLLLATTNQLSQDVAAGPFLWVLPLAIYLLTFILAFEREALYSRAFFSLLLVVAVGGVTRVVLEGPHTPLVLQLLAYCGALLAGCMVCHGELYRLRPAPRYLSAFFLCVSIGGVLGGAFVSLVAPHLFLTFAEYPLALTACCLVALVAVVVSPTGEELTGRWRRMLRIFMLAFVVVGLGVSVVDFRREIRLTARNFFGVVQVLEQGRDDATKHRFTLKHGAIVHGVQYTEPERRKQPMSYFTRESGLGLAIAEHRRLREVLGLPEGLRIGVLGLGIGSSAALAQEGDRVRFYEINPKIISLAQGEGGYFSYLSDATARIDIVEGDARIALEQELERQEPQGFDVLAVDVFSSDSIPVHLLTEEAVAVYRQHLAPHGVLALHISNAHLDLVPITLAHAQAFRMHATLVVYEPKDASARSVWVILSPDAEFSWGSTFREAVAGVRRLELEGPPSLTWTDERGSVLPLLRRGGWVSQAREVLPPRAP; this is translated from the coding sequence ATGGCTCGGTACGCGTTCACGCTCTTTACCAGCGCCTTTCTGCTCTTTGGGGTTCAACCCTTGGTAGGGAAGTTCGCACTGCCCTGGTTTGGCGGGACCCCGGCGGTGTGGACCGCCTGCATGTTGTTCTTTCAGGCCGCGCTCCTGGCGGGCTACGCCTACGCGCACGGGCTGGTGACGCGGTTTCCGCCCCGGCGTCAGGCGTTGATCCACCTGGGCTTGCTTGCTCTGGCGGTGGGCGTACTGGCGGGGCGCGCCTTGCTGACAGGCTCGCCCGTGGCCCCAGGCCTGGCCTGGCGCTCCAGCGGCGTGGAGGGGCTGACGGGCCGCCTGCTGGCGATGCTGGCGGTGACCATCGGCCTGCCGTTCTTCGTGCTGTCCACCTCGGCGCCGCTGCTCCAGAGCTGGTTTGCCCGCGCCCGGCCCGGAACCTCGCCGTACCGGCTGTATGCCCTGTCCAACGCGGGCTCGCTGCTGGGGTTGTTGAGCTACCCCTTCCTGGTCGAGCCCCTGGTGCCGAGATCCCTCCAGGGCTGGGCGTGGGGCGTGGGGTTTCTCGTCTTCGCCGCCGGGTGCGCGGCCTGTGCCTGGGGCATGAAGGGCCGGACAGGGGACGCCGCCCCTTCGGAAGCGGTGGCCGAGGACACCGGGGAGGGGGAACGCCCGGGGGCCGGGCGCACGGTACTGTGGCTCGGGCTGAGCGCCTGCGCGTCCGTGTTGCTGCTGGCCACGACGAACCAGCTCTCGCAGGACGTGGCGGCGGGCCCCTTCTTGTGGGTGCTGCCCCTGGCGATCTACCTGCTCACCTTCATCCTCGCCTTCGAGCGGGAGGCGCTCTACTCGCGCGCCTTCTTCTCCCTGCTCCTCGTGGTGGCCGTTGGGGGCGTGACGCGGGTGGTGCTGGAGGGGCCGCACACCCCGCTGGTGCTCCAGCTCCTGGCGTACTGCGGCGCGCTGCTCGCGGGCTGCATGGTGTGTCACGGAGAGCTGTACCGCTTGCGGCCCGCCCCCCGTTACCTGAGCGCCTTCTTCCTCTGCGTGTCCATCGGCGGGGTGCTGGGCGGCGCGTTCGTCAGCCTCGTGGCGCCCCACCTGTTCCTCACCTTCGCCGAGTACCCGCTGGCGTTGACGGCGTGCTGCCTGGTGGCGCTGGTGGCCGTGGTGGTGAGCCCCACGGGCGAGGAGCTGACGGGGCGGTGGCGGCGGATGCTGCGCATCTTCATGCTCGCCTTCGTGGTGGTGGGGCTGGGCGTGTCGGTGGTGGACTTCCGGCGGGAGATCCGGCTGACGGCGCGGAACTTCTTCGGCGTGGTGCAGGTGCTGGAGCAGGGGCGGGACGACGCCACCAAGCACCGCTTCACGCTCAAGCACGGCGCCATCGTCCACGGCGTCCAGTACACCGAGCCAGAGCGGCGCAAGCAGCCCATGTCCTATTTCACGCGGGAGAGCGGGCTGGGGCTGGCCATCGCCGAGCACCGGCGCCTGCGCGAGGTGCTGGGGCTTCCCGAGGGCCTGCGCATCGGCGTGCTGGGGTTGGGCATTGGCTCCAGCGCCGCCCTGGCCCAGGAGGGGGACCGGGTGCGCTTCTATGAGATCAACCCGAAGATCATCTCCCTGGCACAAGGGGAGGGGGGCTACTTCAGCTACCTGAGCGATGCCACCGCCCGCATCGACATCGTGGAGGGGGATGCGCGCATCGCGCTGGAGCAGGAGCTGGAGCGCCAGGAGCCCCAGGGCTTCGATGTGCTCGCGGTGGACGTGTTCAGCTCGGACTCCATCCCGGTGCACCTGCTCACGGAGGAGGCCGTGGCGGTCTACCGCCAGCACCTGGCGCCCCATGGGGTGCTGGCCCTGCACATCAGCAACGCCCACCTGGATCTGGTGCCCATCACGCTCGCCCACGCCCAGGCGTTCCGGATGCACGCGACGCTCGTGGTCTACGAGCCCAAGGATGCGTCGGCGCGCAGCGTGTGGGTGATTCTCAGCCCGGATGCGGAGTTCTCCTGGGGCAGCACCTTCCGCGAGGCGGTGGCGGGCGTGCGCCGGCTGGAGCTGGAGGGGCCGCCGTCGCTCACCTGGACGGACGAGCGGGGCAGCGTGCTGCCCCTGCTCCGGCGGGGAGGCTGGGTGTCTCAGGCCCGGGAAGTCCTCCCGCCCCGCGCGCCCTGA
- the thiC gene encoding phosphomethylpyrimidine synthase ThiC, with protein sequence MSGASKRLKVDGKVLEGITRGPLPASHKVYVPGELHAGLRVPMREIRQTPTHHGHGAEARVTPNPSVFVYDSSGPYTDPEARIDLREGLPALREEWLDARGDTVALAGITSEYGRAREQDPRLAGLRFGHRRQPRVAKPGANVTQMHYARRGVVTPEMEYVAVRENLKVEASLAAQHPGQSWGAAIPRRITPEFVRDEVARGRAIIPANINHPELEPMIIGRNFLVKINANIGNSAVTSSIEEEVEKMVWSIRWGADTVMDLSTGRNIHETREWILRNAPVPIGTVPIYQALEKVGGKAEELTWELYRDTLIEQCEQGVDYFTIHAGVRLAYIPLTARRLTGIVSRGGSILAKWCLAHHQENFLYTHFEEICEILKAYDVSFSLGDGLRPGSIADANDAAQFGELETLGELTQIAWKHDVQVMIEGPGHVPMHLIQENMTKQLAVCGEAPFYTLGPLTTDIAPGYDHFTSGIGAAMIGWFGTAMLCYVTPKEHLGLPDRDDVKEGVITYKIAAHAADLAKGHPGAQARDNALSKARFEFRWEDQFHLSLDPERARAFHDETLPAEGAKVAHFCSMCGPQFCSMKITQEVRDYAQKMPCT encoded by the coding sequence ATGAGCGGAGCGTCCAAGCGTCTGAAGGTCGATGGCAAGGTCCTGGAGGGCATCACCCGGGGGCCACTGCCCGCCTCCCACAAGGTGTACGTACCGGGTGAGCTTCACGCCGGGCTGCGCGTGCCCATGCGGGAGATCCGCCAGACGCCCACCCACCACGGCCACGGCGCGGAGGCGAGGGTGACGCCCAACCCCTCTGTCTTCGTGTACGACTCCAGCGGCCCGTACACGGATCCGGAGGCCCGCATCGACCTGCGTGAGGGGCTGCCGGCCCTGCGGGAGGAGTGGCTCGACGCCCGGGGGGACACCGTGGCGCTGGCGGGCATCACCTCCGAGTACGGCCGCGCCCGGGAGCAGGATCCGCGCCTGGCGGGGCTGCGCTTCGGCCACCGGCGCCAGCCCCGGGTGGCGAAGCCGGGCGCCAACGTCACGCAGATGCACTACGCGCGCCGGGGCGTGGTGACGCCGGAGATGGAGTACGTGGCGGTGCGGGAGAACCTGAAGGTGGAGGCCTCGCTGGCCGCGCAGCACCCGGGGCAGTCCTGGGGCGCGGCCATTCCCCGGCGCATCACCCCGGAGTTCGTGCGGGACGAGGTGGCGCGGGGCCGCGCCATCATCCCCGCGAACATCAACCACCCGGAGCTGGAGCCGATGATCATCGGCCGCAACTTCCTGGTGAAGATCAACGCCAACATCGGCAACTCCGCCGTCACCTCCTCCATCGAGGAAGAGGTGGAGAAGATGGTGTGGTCCATCCGCTGGGGCGCGGACACGGTGATGGACCTGTCCACGGGCCGCAACATCCACGAGACGCGCGAGTGGATCCTCCGCAACGCGCCGGTGCCCATCGGCACGGTGCCCATCTACCAGGCGCTGGAGAAGGTGGGGGGCAAGGCCGAGGAGCTGACGTGGGAGCTCTACCGCGACACCCTCATCGAGCAGTGTGAGCAGGGCGTGGACTACTTCACCATCCACGCGGGCGTGCGGCTGGCGTACATCCCGCTCACTGCCCGGCGGCTCACCGGCATCGTCAGCCGCGGCGGCTCCATCCTGGCCAAGTGGTGCCTGGCACACCACCAGGAGAACTTCCTCTACACGCACTTCGAGGAGATCTGCGAGATCCTCAAGGCGTACGACGTCAGCTTCAGCCTGGGGGACGGCCTGCGCCCCGGCTCCATCGCGGACGCCAACGACGCGGCCCAGTTCGGGGAGCTGGAGACGCTGGGCGAGCTGACCCAGATCGCCTGGAAGCACGACGTGCAGGTGATGATCGAGGGCCCTGGGCACGTGCCCATGCACCTCATCCAGGAGAACATGACGAAGCAGCTCGCCGTGTGTGGCGAGGCGCCGTTCTACACGCTGGGGCCGCTGACGACGGACATCGCGCCCGGGTACGATCACTTCACCAGCGGCATCGGCGCGGCGATGATCGGGTGGTTCGGCACGGCGATGCTCTGCTACGTCACCCCCAAGGAGCACCTGGGGCTGCCGGACCGGGACGACGTGAAGGAAGGCGTCATCACCTACAAGATCGCCGCCCACGCCGCGGACCTGGCCAAGGGCCACCCCGGGGCGCAGGCACGGGACAACGCCCTGTCCAAGGCCCGCTTCGAGTTCCGCTGGGAGGACCAGTTCCACCTGTCGCTGGACCCCGAGCGTGCCCGGGCCTTCCATGACGAGACGCTGCCGGCCGAGGGCGCCAAGGTGGCCCACTTCTGCTCCATGTGCGGCCCGCAGTTCTGTTCCATGAAAATCACCCAGGAGGTGCGCGATTACGCGCAGAAAATGCCCTGTACGTGA